In Oryzias melastigma strain HK-1 linkage group LG16, ASM292280v2, whole genome shotgun sequence, a single genomic region encodes these proteins:
- the ube2s gene encoding ubiquitin-conjugating enzyme E2 S, protein MNSNVENLPPHVLRLVYKEVSALAADPPEGIKIYPSEEDITELHTSIEGPEGTPFAGGIFRMRLVLGKDFPAVPPKGYFLTKIFHPNVGHKGEICVNVLKRDWKAELGLRHILLTIKCLLIHPNPESALNEEAGRLLLEDYAEYESRARLLTEIHAMGGTSGAPQDPNDGPQPKKHAGEPTKRAGPNVPAGLGNGVNGASTTTSSSSNSNSSSSINNVVKKKADKKRALRRL, encoded by the exons ATG AACTCAAATGTTGAGAATTTGCCCCCTCATGTTCTGCGCTTGGTCTACAAAGAGGTTTCAGCTTTAGCGGCAGATCCACCTGAAGGTATAAAGATTTATCCCAGCGAGGAAGACATAACGGAACTTCACACGTCCATAGAAGGACCAG AGGGAACTCCATTTGCTGGTGGCATTTTCCGAATGCGTCTGGTCCTCGGGAAGGACTTCCCTGCTGTTCCACCCAAGGGGTATTTCTTGACCAAGATTTTTCATCCCAACGTGGGCCACAAAGGAGAGATCTGTGTGAATGTGCTGAAGAGGGACTGGAAGGCAGAGCTCGGCCTCCGACACATTTTACTC ACCATCAAGTGTCTTCTCATCCATCCGAACCCGGAATCGGCTCTGAACGAGGAGGCCGGGCGCTTGTTGTTAGAGGACTATGCAGAGTACGAGTCCCGGGCCCGCCTCCTCACAGAAATCCACGCTATGGGCGGCACCTCCGGGGCTCCTCAGGACCCGAACGACGGCCCTCAGCCGAAAAAGCACGCCGGCGAACCTACAAAGAGAGCGGGCCCCAATGTACCAGCAGGTCTGGGTAACGGCGTTAACGGAGCCAgcaccaccaccagcagcagcagcaatagCAACAGTAGCAGCAGCATCAATAATGTAGTGAAAAAGAAAGCAGATAAGAAGCGTGCATTGAGACGACTTTAA